In one Eulemur rufifrons isolate Redbay chromosome 14, OSU_ERuf_1, whole genome shotgun sequence genomic region, the following are encoded:
- the BCL7B gene encoding B-cell CLL/lymphoma 7 protein family member B isoform X1: MSGRSVRAETRSRAKDDIKKVMAAIEKVRKWEKKWVTVGDTSLRIFKWVPVTDSKEKEKSKSNNSAAREPNGFPSDASANSSLLLEFQDENSNQSSMSDVYQLKVDSSTNSSPSPQQSESLSPAHTSDFRTDDSQPPTLGQEILEEPSLPASEVADEPPTLTKEEPVPLETQTAEEEEDSGAPPLKRFCVDQPAVLQTATES; encoded by the exons ATGTCGGGCCGGTCGGTCCGGGCCGAGACCCGCAGCCGGGCCAAGGACGACATCAAGAAGGTGATGGCAGCCATCGAGAAAGTGCGGAAATG gGAGAAAAAGTGGGTGACTGTGGGTGACACGTCCCTGAGGATATTTAAGTGGGTTCCTGTGACAGACAGCAAGGAG aaagaaaagtcaaaatcGAACAATTCAGCAGCCCGGGAACCTAATGGCTTTCCCTCTGATGCCTCAGCcaattcctctctccttcttgAATTCCAGG ATGAAAACAGCAACCAGAGTTCTATGTCTGATGTCTATCAGCTCAAGGTGGACAGCAGCACCAACTCAAGTCCCAGCCCTCAGCAGAGCGAGTCCCTGAGCCCTGCACACACCTCTGACTTCCGCACAGATGACTCCCAGCCCCCAACCCTGGGCCAGGAGATCCTTGAGG agccctccctgcctgcctcagaAGTTGCTGATGAACCGCCCACCCTCACAAAGGAAGAACCAGTCCCACTGGAGACACAG ACTGCCGAGGAAGAGGAAGACTCAGGTGCCCCACCCCTGAAGCGCTTCTGTGTGGACCAACCTGCAGTGCTGCAGACAGCGACAGAAAGCTAG
- the BCL7B gene encoding B-cell CLL/lymphoma 7 protein family member B isoform X2, whose product MSGRSVRAETRSRAKDDIKKVMAAIEKVRKWEKKWVTVGDTSLRIFKWVPVTDSKEKEKSKSNNSAAREPNGFPSDASANSSLLLEFQEPSLPASEVADEPPTLTKEEPVPLETQTAEEEEDSGAPPLKRFCVDQPAVLQTATES is encoded by the exons ATGTCGGGCCGGTCGGTCCGGGCCGAGACCCGCAGCCGGGCCAAGGACGACATCAAGAAGGTGATGGCAGCCATCGAGAAAGTGCGGAAATG gGAGAAAAAGTGGGTGACTGTGGGTGACACGTCCCTGAGGATATTTAAGTGGGTTCCTGTGACAGACAGCAAGGAG aaagaaaagtcaaaatcGAACAATTCAGCAGCCCGGGAACCTAATGGCTTTCCCTCTGATGCCTCAGCcaattcctctctccttcttgAATTCCAGG agccctccctgcctgcctcagaAGTTGCTGATGAACCGCCCACCCTCACAAAGGAAGAACCAGTCCCACTGGAGACACAG ACTGCCGAGGAAGAGGAAGACTCAGGTGCCCCACCCCTGAAGCGCTTCTGTGTGGACCAACCTGCAGTGCTGCAGACAGCGACAGAAAGCTAG